One stretch of Roseimicrobium sp. ORNL1 DNA includes these proteins:
- a CDS encoding DUF1573 domain-containing protein, which yields MIHRFALALLALTFTTSCKEGSSATFVAPAVIDLGIVEPNVNIPFLFDIANTGTGTLQISDSSTSCSCVVTAHKAFDLEAGARQSISGALRSDWKPGPHKQQIAFKINERSRKVALVDINYETRRLLSFTPDRMILTAAQLREQQTSFDVRFSVDRNAGDLQGVEISSPVDFLEIVRPTWSGAEGSFTVKVQPDKLPSGEIDFNLACRVKLNDRWIEKPYTIGGRLRDDVKAKPGVLVITSMETGKAVSIAVHPSGALKDCSVSWKSPTAQVVMEPKIEGDKIVVTPVSLANAKVYEYGFISVTGMTSRASSLIVPVYLAIPEGNNALPR from the coding sequence ATGATTCACCGTTTTGCTCTTGCGCTTTTGGCGCTCACCTTCACGACTTCCTGCAAGGAAGGCTCATCTGCCACGTTTGTCGCGCCCGCGGTTATCGATCTCGGAATCGTGGAACCGAATGTCAATATTCCTTTCCTGTTTGATATTGCGAATACAGGGACTGGAACCTTGCAGATCAGCGATTCCTCAACCAGCTGCAGCTGCGTAGTAACCGCGCACAAGGCATTTGATCTCGAGGCGGGAGCGCGACAATCCATCTCGGGTGCGTTGCGGTCGGATTGGAAACCGGGCCCGCACAAGCAGCAGATTGCATTCAAGATCAACGAGCGCAGCCGCAAGGTGGCGTTGGTTGACATCAACTATGAAACCCGGCGGTTGCTGTCCTTCACTCCCGATCGCATGATCTTAACGGCTGCTCAATTGAGAGAACAGCAGACAAGCTTCGACGTGCGCTTCAGTGTGGACCGAAATGCCGGTGACCTGCAAGGCGTGGAAATTTCCTCACCTGTGGATTTTTTGGAGATCGTGCGGCCAACGTGGTCCGGAGCGGAGGGTTCATTCACTGTCAAAGTACAGCCAGACAAGCTGCCTTCCGGGGAAATTGACTTCAATCTGGCGTGCAGAGTCAAGCTGAACGACAGATGGATTGAGAAGCCTTACACCATTGGCGGGCGGTTGCGGGACGATGTAAAGGCCAAGCCGGGGGTGCTTGTCATCACGTCGATGGAAACTGGCAAAGCCGTCTCGATTGCAGTGCACCCTTCCGGCGCTTTGAAGGACTGTTCTGTAAGTTGGAAATCGCCGACCGCGCAGGTTGTGATGGAGCCCAAGATTGAAGGTGATAAGATCGTTGTCACACCCGTCTCCTTGGCAAATGCCAAAGTGTACGAGTACGGATTTATATCGGTCACGGGCATGACCTCCCGTGCGTCATCTCTAATAGTTCCGGTATACCTCGCGATTCCAGAAGGTAACAACGCTCTGCCTAGATAG
- a CDS encoding LysM peptidoglycan-binding domain-containing protein: protein MNVRPCLSLLTAALLTLSGTSCTTWKKHFGNESDGGYSSASADGSGYNPYPGSSGTPQYQTYNSTPAQQQQPQYQTYTPSPQQQQNYAPQPDYTPSPDYSEPASSTPAPKKSATTTKKKSSGGGGGGSGGSYTVKQGDTLYRIALNKKTTVSKLKSKNGLTSDVIHPGQVLKVP from the coding sequence ATGAATGTTCGCCCCTGCCTGTCTTTGTTGACTGCTGCCTTGCTCACCCTGAGCGGCACCTCGTGCACCACCTGGAAGAAACACTTCGGCAATGAATCCGACGGAGGGTACAGCTCGGCCTCGGCGGACGGCAGCGGGTACAATCCCTACCCCGGCAGCTCCGGTACGCCGCAGTACCAGACGTACAACTCCACTCCGGCACAGCAGCAGCAGCCTCAGTACCAGACCTACACGCCCTCTCCGCAGCAGCAGCAGAACTACGCGCCGCAGCCGGACTACACCCCCTCTCCTGACTACAGCGAGCCCGCATCTTCCACGCCCGCTCCCAAGAAGTCAGCGACTACCACCAAGAAGAAGAGCTCGGGTGGCGGCGGCGGCGGCAGTGGTGGCAGCTACACCGTGAAGCAGGGAGACACGCTCTATCGCATCGCCTTGAACAAGAAGACCACTGTCAGCAAGCTGAAGAGCAAGAACGGGCTGACGTCTGATGTGATCCATCCCGGGCAGGTGCTGAAGGTTCCGTGA
- a CDS encoding sugar phosphate isomerase/epimerase family protein, which yields MKIGFNLLLWTGHVTEDLFPLLAKLKAVGYDGVEIPIFDSSDPSHFKKIGQALKDNGLECTAVTVLPDEAHNAISPDAKNRQGAIDHLKSVLECAHQAGVQTLCGPYYQVLGQFTGRFPTETELDHAAEVHRAISPIAQSAGVKCAIEALNRFESHLLNTMEQAANYVRRVDHPNFGTMYDTFHANIEEKKPIDCIATVYSTGKLNHIHISENDRGTPGRGHAPCREAIRKAKSLGYDGWLTIEAFGGALPDLAAATRVWRDFFSSPEEVYTEGYALIKSTLAE from the coding sequence ATGAAAATCGGCTTCAACCTCCTCCTCTGGACTGGTCACGTAACTGAGGACCTCTTTCCTCTCCTCGCGAAACTCAAGGCTGTCGGTTATGACGGCGTGGAGATCCCGATTTTCGACTCCAGCGATCCCTCCCACTTCAAGAAGATTGGCCAGGCGCTGAAGGACAACGGCCTCGAATGCACCGCCGTGACCGTGCTTCCCGATGAAGCGCACAACGCCATTTCGCCCGATGCCAAGAATCGCCAGGGCGCCATCGACCATCTCAAGAGCGTCCTCGAGTGCGCCCACCAGGCCGGCGTGCAGACCCTCTGCGGACCGTACTACCAGGTGCTCGGCCAGTTCACCGGCCGCTTCCCCACGGAGACGGAACTCGACCACGCTGCGGAAGTGCACCGCGCCATTTCTCCCATCGCCCAGTCCGCTGGCGTGAAGTGCGCCATTGAAGCGCTCAACCGTTTCGAGTCCCACCTGCTGAATACCATGGAGCAGGCCGCCAACTACGTGCGCCGCGTCGACCACCCGAACTTCGGCACGATGTACGACACCTTCCACGCGAACATCGAAGAGAAGAAGCCCATCGATTGCATCGCGACCGTCTACTCCACCGGCAAGCTCAACCACATCCACATTTCCGAGAACGACCGTGGCACCCCCGGACGTGGCCACGCCCCCTGCCGCGAGGCGATTCGCAAGGCGAAATCCCTCGGCTATGACGGCTGGCTGACCATCGAGGCCTTCGGTGGTGCCTTGCCGGACCTGGCGGCCGCCACCCGCGTGTGGCGTGACTTTTTCTCCTCTCCCGAAGAGGTTTACACGGAAGGTTATGCGCTCATCAAGAGCACGCTGGCGGAATAG
- a CDS encoding peptidylprolyl isomerase produces the protein MALIVNGEEIEDEIIENEFRTIKGHYERTLQVACCERDPEFRALAKDNLASRMIIQQEAVKRFPEVTDEDVQNRLAKLIEESGSEEQFLMRIGMPVKDESLLHAQVSNGVRMDKMMTAVYAPEPSPTDDEMRAWYEKNVQYFLTDEEVKASHITLSLAGAKSRAEIFALMRELRGKAQNGADFDALASEHNSNKETPPDLGWFKRGEFMEEFECIAFSMSEGEISPVFTTQLGFHICKLTGRKPAVPKPFEDVKEEVRHRMLEHHRDEKFNVFVDELKKSAKIEDLDPDEEIGGH, from the coding sequence ATGGCTCTGATTGTTAACGGCGAAGAAATCGAGGACGAAATCATCGAGAATGAGTTTCGCACCATCAAGGGGCACTACGAGCGCACCCTGCAGGTGGCGTGTTGCGAACGCGATCCGGAATTTCGCGCCCTGGCCAAGGATAACCTGGCCTCCCGCATGATCATCCAGCAGGAGGCGGTGAAGCGTTTTCCCGAGGTTACTGATGAGGATGTGCAGAACCGCCTGGCCAAACTCATTGAGGAATCCGGCAGCGAGGAACAGTTCCTCATGCGCATCGGCATGCCGGTGAAGGATGAAAGCTTGCTGCACGCCCAGGTCTCCAATGGAGTGCGCATGGACAAGATGATGACGGCCGTGTACGCTCCGGAGCCGTCGCCAACCGATGACGAGATGCGCGCGTGGTATGAGAAGAACGTTCAGTACTTCCTCACCGACGAGGAGGTGAAGGCCTCCCACATCACCCTGAGCCTCGCCGGCGCGAAAAGCCGCGCTGAGATCTTTGCGTTGATGCGTGAGCTGCGCGGCAAGGCGCAGAACGGCGCCGACTTCGACGCCCTCGCCTCCGAGCACAACAGCAACAAGGAAACACCGCCGGACCTTGGCTGGTTCAAGCGCGGCGAGTTCATGGAGGAGTTTGAATGCATCGCCTTCTCCATGAGTGAGGGCGAAATCAGCCCCGTGTTCACGACCCAGCTTGGTTTTCACATCTGCAAGCTCACCGGTCGCAAGCCCGCCGTGCCGAAGCCCTTCGAGGACGTGAAGGAAGAAGTCCGCCACCGCATGCTCGAGCACCATCGCGACGAGAAGTTCAACGTGTTCGTGGATGAGTTGAAAAAGAGCGCGAAGATCGAGGACCTGGATCCCGACGAGGAGATCGGGGGGCATTGA
- a CDS encoding D-alanyl-D-alanine carboxypeptidase family protein, with translation MDRKALAAPLALLLAAFSLASCASSTPPPQPPRAAPTGYYPGGMGDSSQRMSYPGAPSYQYASYAVPAGDQSSPYASAPLPQPVAPFSSPSNVGQNAPNIMASSYILVDARNGSVLAARNADTVRGVASTQKLLTGLIVAEAGDLDKTVRIAASDVQVEPSKLGVKPGEVYTRRELLYAFLVKSSNDVANVLARDNAGSISAFCSKMNARARAAGATQSSFCNPHGLTAGGQYSSARDMARIGMAAHNNPIIRDIVRRKYYTFRFASGRTITLENTNEILGRMAECDGMKTGYTVAAGRCLVSSAHNWRRDVLLVQLGTRTKYIWNDGIAMMRWGLSK, from the coding sequence ATGGATCGCAAAGCCCTGGCCGCCCCCTTAGCCCTATTGCTCGCAGCGTTCAGCCTCGCCAGCTGCGCGTCGTCCACCCCACCACCCCAGCCGCCGCGCGCCGCACCGACGGGGTACTATCCCGGCGGCATGGGCGATAGCTCCCAGCGGATGAGCTATCCCGGTGCGCCGAGCTATCAATATGCGTCCTATGCCGTGCCCGCCGGGGATCAGAGTTCGCCGTATGCCTCCGCGCCGTTGCCACAGCCGGTCGCGCCATTTAGCAGTCCGTCCAATGTCGGCCAGAATGCCCCGAACATCATGGCCAGCTCCTACATCCTCGTGGATGCGAGGAATGGCTCGGTCCTCGCTGCACGTAATGCGGATACCGTGCGCGGCGTCGCCAGCACCCAGAAGCTGTTGACTGGATTGATCGTTGCGGAAGCGGGCGACCTCGACAAGACCGTGCGTATCGCGGCCAGCGACGTGCAGGTGGAGCCCTCGAAGCTGGGGGTGAAGCCGGGCGAAGTGTACACCCGCCGCGAGCTGCTCTATGCGTTCCTGGTCAAGAGTTCCAATGACGTGGCCAATGTCCTCGCGCGAGACAATGCCGGCAGCATCAGTGCGTTTTGCTCGAAGATGAATGCCCGCGCCCGCGCAGCCGGAGCCACGCAATCATCCTTTTGCAACCCCCATGGGCTTACAGCCGGAGGCCAGTACTCCAGCGCCCGGGACATGGCCCGCATCGGCATGGCAGCCCATAACAATCCGATCATCCGCGACATCGTGCGGCGCAAGTACTACACCTTCCGCTTTGCGAGTGGCCGCACCATCACCCTGGAGAACACGAATGAAATCCTCGGACGCATGGCCGAGTGCGATGGCATGAAGACCGGCTATACCGTGGCCGCGGGCCGCTGCCTCGTCTCTTCCGCGCACAACTGGCGCAGGGATGTGCTGCTCGTGCAGCTCGGCACCCGGACCAAGTACATCTGGAATGACGGCATCGCGATGATGCGCTGGGGTTTGAGCAAGTAG